CACTGGATACTCTCTTTATACTATAAGACAAAAGCAGAAATATACAGATTTGAAATTACGTCAAAGAAGGCCGGTTCAGCAGTAAAGAAAAACAGGAATTATCCGTTCATTATGTTAACTGGCTCCAGCTTAAGACATCTGGGAACATATTCAAGAAATTCAGAGTCACTTGTATCTCTTGCATCCGAATGTTTTGTCGAGATTAACAGGCTTGACGCGAGGAAAGCGGATATCATAGACGGTGACATGGTAAAAATCGAATCAGCAAGAGGTAAGTTAAAACTCAAAGCAAAGATTACCGGCAGGGTGCCTGAAGGAACCGTTTTTGTATCTGAGGATTACGAGTGGGTCCCGGTTAATAGTCTACGTGGTGATGGATATACAAATGTAAAAATAACCAAAACGAAATAGAGAAGTGTGCTTTGATTGTATTCCGGAGCCTTCACGAATGTGAGGTGGATTTAACTAATGAGTAGCATGGGTATTGCTCACCATACATGAATATCTTTAAGGTCAGCAGAAAACGCTAATTAAAAAATTACAATTAGACGAAAGAATAAAAAATAAATGTCAAATGCAATTGCTTACGCAATACTTTCTACAATTAAGATAGGAGTGGTAATCGGTGTGTTACTGCTGGTAATAGCATATCTTATCTGGGTTGAAAGGAAAGTTATGGCCCATATGCAGGTAAGGCTTGGCCCTATGAGAGTGGGATGGCATGGCTTGCTTCAGCCGATTGCGGATGGACTTAAATTATTATTAAAGGAAGATATAATTCCGCAGAACGCCAGCAAAATTCTGTTTATCGTGTCACCTGCAATTGCCATGGTTCCTGCTCTGTTGACAATCGCTGTCATCCCCTTTGGGGATACAATAAGTATCATGGGTATAAGTATCGATATGGTGATAACAGACGTGAACATTGGTATACTATTCATCCTTGCCGTTACTTCTGTAGGTGTATATGGGATTCTATTAGGTGGTTGGTCATCTAACAATAAATATTCATTGCTGGGTGGATTGAGATCCTCTGCGCAGATGATTAGTTATGAATTGTCAATGGGATTGTCGTTGATTGGGGTTATTATGATGACAGAATCATTAAGCCTCGTAGATATTATTGATGCTCAGGCAGGATTGTGGTTTGTTGTGCTGCAGCCATTAGCTTTTGTCGTGTATGCGATAAGCGCTATAGCGGAGACGAACAGGTGCCCTTTTGATTTACCTGAAGCGGAGACAGAGTTGGTTTCCGGTTTCCATACGGAGTACAGCAGTATGAAGTTCGCGTTGTTTTTCATGGCAGAATATGCAAATATTATTACCGTATCTGCCGTTGCTGTTACATTCTTTTTCGGTGGCTGGAGAGGCCCGTTTCTGCCTCCTGTCGTCTGGTTCTTAATAAAGATGGCTCTGTGTATATTCTTTTTTGTATGGTTGAGATCAACCTTTCCAAGGTTCAGGATTGACCAGCTAATGAAGTTTGCATGGAAAATTTTACTTCCGGCGGCAATAGTAAATGTTTTGATCACAGCGATTGTGATGACATTTTTATAAACTGCTCAAATAGTTTAAACGGCTTAAACAGCTTAAACAGCTTAAACAGCTTAAACAGCTTAAACAGCTTAAACGGCTTAAACAGCTTAAACAGCTTAAACGGCTTAAACGGCTTAAACAGCTTAAACAGCTTAAACAGCTTAAACGGCTTAAACGGCTTAAACAGCTTAAACGGCTTAAACCGCTTAAACAGTTTAAACTGTCAAAACAGTTAAATATGATTTTTTTAAGACGTTAAATATGATAAAACCATTGATACAAGGTTTAGCGCTTACGATAAAGTATTTTCTTAGCCCGTCTAAGATTGTTACCATGCAGTACCCTGATGAGAAATGGAAGCCTTATCCACGCTTCAGGGGCCTTCATGAATTACAGAGAGATGAAGATGGGAAAGAGAAGTGTGTTGCTTGCGGGCTCTGTGCGGAGGTCTGTCCTTCTGAATGTATCAGTCTTGAAGGCGCCGAAAACGCGTATGGCGAGAGATACGCCGAGACTTATGAAATCGATATGTTCCGTTGTATTTTCTGTGGTTACTGTGAAGAAGTCTGCCCGGAGGAGGCTATATTCTTAAGGCAGAACTATGAGCTGGCTACAGGAAACCCGAAAGACAATATTTATACTAAAGAAAAACTATTAGTGCCAATTAAGAAAAAAGCAATGAAAAAATCCAGTAAGAAAGTAAAGAAAAAAATAAATAAGGTCTATTCATATGGTTGAAAGTTTGTTGTTCATAATAATGAGTTTAATAACGATTGTCTGTGCACTTTGCGTGGTCTTCCAGAAGAATCCGATATACAGTGCAGTTTTTTTAATTCAGACAATGGTTTCTCTTGCAGTACTGTATGTACTGTTGCATGCTGAGTTTGTTGCCGCGGTTCAAGTCATGGTATACGCGGGTGCAATAATGGTGATTTTTGTTTTTGTTATCATGTTGCTCAATTTGAATAAAGATGAAGTGGAGAGTAGCAGGGATAAGCTGCCAATGCAAAAAAAACCTGCCATTATGCTTGGATCGGTCCTTATTGTGATGATAGGTATTATTATGACAAGGACAATCTTTAAAGTAAAAGCAGGGGAGTATTCACCGGAGGTTGTAGATCAGATTGGGAACACGCAGCTGATCGGTAAAATGTTATTTACGAAATACGTATTACCCTTTGAAATCGCGTCTATAATCTTATTTGCTGCTATTGTAGGGGCCATAGTTTTAGCAAAAAAACAAATTATAAAGGATGAGGATTTATGACGGTTCCGTTGACCTGGTATTTAATACTTTCCGGTATTCTGTTTTCAATAGGGGCAGTGGGCGTATTGATCAAAAGAAACGCGTTGGTTATTTTCATGTGTATTGAATTGATGTTAAATGCGGTAAATCTCGCGTTTGTAACATTTTCCCGTCAACAGGATTCGATGGATGGGCAGATCTTTGTTTTTTTTGTAATGACAGTAGCAGCGGCAGAGGCGGTAGTCGGCCTTGCAATAATAATTGCTTTATTCAGGAACAAAGCTACTGTTAACGTAGATGATATAAACATAATGAAGTGGTAAAAGGATAGAATAATAATGTCAATTATCAGTGGAATTTCTTTTTTAGATTTAATCTGTTTTGTGCTTTTGTTTCCGCTTGTGGGAGCGATCATAAACGGTTTTCTGGGAAAGAGACTTAATAAGTCTATAGTAGGCTTTATAGGATGCGCCGCGATCGGCTTATCGTTTATTGTTGCGGTACTGGTGCTTCTTGACCTGCTGAAGCTTGCACCTGAACACAGGGTGTTTGAGAAGGATTATTTTACCTGGATCGGTTCCGGTACTTTTGAGGCACTTGCCGGCTTACAGGTAGATCCGCTTTCAGTTGTAATGATACTTGTAGTTACCGGTGTAGGATTTCTTATCCATGTATATTCTATAGGCTATATGCATGAAGATGAAAGTTTCTATAGGTATTTTACTTATCTGAATTTATTCACGTTCTCAATGCTTCTTCTTGTGCTGGCCAATAACTTTCTTCTGATGTTTATAGGATGGGAAGGAGTTGGCTTGTGTTCATATCTTTTAATCGGATTCTGGTTTGAGAAGAAATCAGCGTCTGCCGCTGGAAAGAAGGCATTTATTGTAAACAGAGTAGGTGACTTTGGCTTTATCCTTGCCATACTGTTCATCTTTGTCACCTTTCATACTATAGACTTTACTGAAGTTTTTCATGCTGCGCCGGAGCATCTGCAAACGGGTAGTTCAATTATCGTAATCATTACACTCCTGCTATTCGTGGGCGCCGTTGGAAAATCAGCGCAAATTCCACTTTATACATGGCTTCCTGATGCTATGGAGGGTCCTACTCCGGTCAGTGCGTTGATTCACGCTGCGACAATGGTTACTGCCGGAGTCTATATGGTTGTAAGGTGTAACGTATTATATACCTTGTCACCGTTTTCATTGTCAGTTGTTGCGGTAATAGGTGGGGCCACTGCGTTGTTTGCGGCAACTATTGGCCTTGCTCAGAATGACATAAAAAGGGTCCTTGCGTATTCCACTGTAAGTCAAATAGGTTACATGTTCCTCGCTTGTGGGTTGGGCGCATATATTACCGGTGTATTCCATCTGATTACACACGCTTTTTTCAAGGCATTACTGTTTCTCGGTTCAGGAAGTGTAATCCATGGCCTGGGTGGAGAGCAAGACATGAGAAAGATGGGCGCTCTGAAAAAATATATGCCTGTAACCTATATAACGTTTTTTATAGGAACACTCGCAATTGCCGGTATACCGCCGTTTGCCGGCTTTTTCAGTAAGGATGAAATACTGCTGGAGGCGTATACAAAAGGAAACCTTTTCTTATGGGGCCTAGGCGCTTTCGCCGCTCTATTAACCGCCTTTTACATGTTCAGGTTGCTTTTTATGACATTTCATGGGAAATCAAGGATGGACAGTGATGTTGAGGCGCACGTTCATGAATCTCCAAAAAGCATACTTGTTCCATTGATAGTACTTGCCATTCTCTCGGTATTCGGTGGTTTTCTTGGTTTTCCAACATTGAGTGCGATAAAT
Above is a genomic segment from Candidatus Scalindua japonica containing:
- the nuoK gene encoding NADH-quinone oxidoreductase subunit NuoK, giving the protein MTVPLTWYLILSGILFSIGAVGVLIKRNALVIFMCIELMLNAVNLAFVTFSRQQDSMDGQIFVFFVMTVAAAEAVVGLAIIIALFRNKATVNVDDINIMKW
- the nuoH gene encoding NADH-quinone oxidoreductase subunit NuoH, with amino-acid sequence MSNAIAYAILSTIKIGVVIGVLLLVIAYLIWVERKVMAHMQVRLGPMRVGWHGLLQPIADGLKLLLKEDIIPQNASKILFIVSPAIAMVPALLTIAVIPFGDTISIMGISIDMVITDVNIGILFILAVTSVGVYGILLGGWSSNNKYSLLGGLRSSAQMISYELSMGLSLIGVIMMTESLSLVDIIDAQAGLWFVVLQPLAFVVYAISAIAETNRCPFDLPEAETELVSGFHTEYSSMKFALFFMAEYANIITVSAVAVTFFFGGWRGPFLPPVVWFLIKMALCIFFFVWLRSTFPRFRIDQLMKFAWKILLPAAIVNVLITAIVMTFL
- the nuoL gene encoding NADH-quinone oxidoreductase subunit L, whose amino-acid sequence is MSIISGISFLDLICFVLLFPLVGAIINGFLGKRLNKSIVGFIGCAAIGLSFIVAVLVLLDLLKLAPEHRVFEKDYFTWIGSGTFEALAGLQVDPLSVVMILVVTGVGFLIHVYSIGYMHEDESFYRYFTYLNLFTFSMLLLVLANNFLLMFIGWEGVGLCSYLLIGFWFEKKSASAAGKKAFIVNRVGDFGFILAILFIFVTFHTIDFTEVFHAAPEHLQTGSSIIVIITLLLFVGAVGKSAQIPLYTWLPDAMEGPTPVSALIHAATMVTAGVYMVVRCNVLYTLSPFSLSVVAVIGGATALFAATIGLAQNDIKRVLAYSTVSQIGYMFLACGLGAYITGVFHLITHAFFKALLFLGSGSVIHGLGGEQDMRKMGALKKYMPVTYITFFIGTLAIAGIPPFAGFFSKDEILLEAYTKGNLFLWGLGAFAALLTAFYMFRLLFMTFHGKSRMDSDVEAHVHESPKSILVPLIVLAILSVFGGFLGFPTLSAINNFLAPVIGDGHHGLAHGGEEHHPSFVLMFSMMGVSTGIAIVGIMLAFIMYISRPDLPGAIARNFKWMYKVIFNKYYVDEIYDETFVKPTIWFSRGLWKIVDVGMIDGFVNAVGRLVILKGEVLKLFQTGFVRNYAFSIMLGGIIIIVCSILFL
- a CDS encoding NADH-quinone oxidoreductase subunit J, with protein sequence MSLITIVCALCVVFQKNPIYSAVFLIQTMVSLAVLYVLLHAEFVAAVQVMVYAGAIMVIFVFVIMLLNLNKDEVESSRDKLPMQKKPAIMLGSVLIVMIGIIMTRTIFKVKAGEYSPEVVDQIGNTQLIGKMLFTKYVLPFEIASIILFAAIVGAIVLAKKQIIKDEDL